The Planctomycetota bacterium DNA window TATCGCGTCGGTCCCGGCGCGCCGGAAAAATGGGAAACCGACGAAGACGTTCACCTGGCGGCCGGCCTCACCTGCGCGGACTGCCACCGCAGCGGCCTCGACCACCAGATCACGCGCAACTACGAAGGCGAGGCCGAAGCCCGCGGCAAGCCTGACCTGGCGGCCCTCACCTGCCGCGGGTGCCACCTGGGCGACGGTCCGGAAGCCTCGAGCGGACGCCTCGGCGCGCCCCGGCCTCGGCACGTGGGCATCCCCACGCTGCATTTTGAGAAACTTTCGTGCACCGCCTGCCACTCCGGCCCGGCCCCGCGCGACCACGCCGGCCGGGTTCAGACCTCGCGGGCCCACGCGATCGAGTTCCACGGCGAGCACCGCGGCGACGACGCGCCGCCCTACATCACCGAGCCCGTGTTCGTCAAGCAGGTGAACGCCCGGGACGGCCACGAGGAGATCGCTCCGCACCGGATGATCTGGCCCGCCTTCTGGGGCCGCTTGAAGGGCGACGCCATTACCCCACTCTCCCCCGACGCGGTCATCGACGCGGCGGACAAAATCCTCGAAACGAAACCCGCCCCCGAAGGCGAGGCCGCCAAGAAAATCACCCTCCTCTCGCGGGAACAGATTCTTGAGACCTTGAAGGCCCTCGCCGCCGCCGACTCCGGCGCCGAACCCGTTTACGTGGGTGGAGGAAAAGTTCATCGGCTGGCGGGCGATACTCAACTGACCAGCGCCGACCACCCGGCCGCCCGGCCGTATTCCTGGCCCCTCGCGCACGACGTCCGTCCCGCGACGCAGGCGCTCGGCTACGGCGGGCGATGCACGGACTGCCACGCCCGCAAGTCGCCTTTCTTCTTCGGCGAGGTCGCGGCCGAAGTGCCCGCCGACCTCGGCAAGCCCGAGACGCTGGCCATGCACCACTTCGAAAAACTCGACCCGACCGCCTTGACCGTCTGGGCCCTGACGTTCGAGTTCCGCCCCGTTTTCAAGGCGATGCTCTTTACCGTCGGCGGCCTCATGGCCGCGATCGTCATCCTCTACGCCTTCCGGGCCCTGGCGGCGATCCTCCGGTGGGTGGGAGCCAGGAGCGCCCGAGGCTGATACTTTTCGGGGAACCAGAACGCTCATGACCACATTCCAGACGATTACAATCCTCGCCGGGGGAGGCGCCGCGGCGGTCCTCGCGCTGCACTTCCTCGCCGCCGGACGCCGGCTATGCCGCGAAGCGAAAGCGGCGCCGCGGCGTCCTCTCGGCCGGTGGCAGAGGCTCCTCTATGCCGTCACGATCCTCTCGCTGCTCGTTCTCGTGTTCACCGGCTTTTGGCCCGCCGTCCACGGCGAGCCGCTCCGGGGCTGGCTCCTGATGATCCACAACAGCGCCGCGCCGGCGTTCGCCATCGGCCTGCTGGTGCTCGCCTTCCTCTGGGCCGAGAGGCGCCCCGCCGGGGCGCCCGGCGCAACGGCCTCCGCGACTGGTTTCGGACGAGGCCAGCGGCTGGTCTTCTGGGCCGCCGCCCTTCTCGCCACCACCCTTGTCCTGACGATGATGTTCAGCATGGTCCAGATTTTCGGCACGCCGGGCCAGGAACTCCTCTTCGAGATCCATCGCTATTCGGCCCTGGCGATGGTCCTCGTGGCCATGGTCCACGGGTACCTGGTCGCGCTGGCCCGGGGTCTCGGCCGATAATCCTCACCGGCGACAACGAGCATGGACCTTTCGATCGTCATCCCGGCCTACAACGAGGCCGCCAAGATTGCGCGCGACGTCGATGCCGCCGCCCGCTTCCTCGTTGACCAGCGCCTCGCGGGCGAAATCCTCGTCGTGGACGACGGCAGCCAAGACGACACCTCCAAGGTTGCCGAGGCCGTCCCGGTCCCTCCCGGTGTCGAGCGCAAGGTCATCCGGTACCTCCCCCACCGGGGAAAGGGTTGTGCCGTCCGGACCGGCATGACCGCGACGCGCGGCGAGTACGTCCTATTTGCCGACAGCGGCCTCTGCGTCCCTTTCGCCAACGCGCTGCGCGGTCTGGACATGCTCCGGCAAGGCGCGTGCGACATAGCGCACGGATCCCGCAAGATGGCCGGCAGCGTCCTTAAGGTCCCGCAGCCCGCGCACCGGCGCCTCCTGTCGCGGGCGTTCCGCGCCGTCGTCCTGGGCCTGATGGGAATCCCGCGAGAACTGACGGACACGCAATGCGGTTTCAAACTCTACCGCGGCGACGTGGCGAGGAAACTCTACCGCGATTGCCGAAGCGACGGCTTCATGTTCGACATCGAGGTGCTCATGCGGGCCCGGCGCCGGGGATTCACCGTGCGTGAATTCCCCGTCGAATGGGTCTGCGACCTGGACAGCCGCCTGCGGCCGACTCGCAACCTCTTCGGCGTCCTGCGCGAACTCGTCCGCATCAAGCGGGCGCTCCGCAACGAGCGCCGCTAGGCGCCGCCTTCACTTCTCCTACTTCTCCGCCGCCTTCAACTCCACGACCCAGATGTTGCGGAACCGCACCGGGTTC harbors:
- a CDS encoding glycosyltransferase, which encodes MDLSIVIPAYNEAAKIARDVDAAARFLVDQRLAGEILVVDDGSQDDTSKVAEAVPVPPGVERKVIRYLPHRGKGCAVRTGMTATRGEYVLFADSGLCVPFANALRGLDMLRQGACDIAHGSRKMAGSVLKVPQPAHRRLLSRAFRAVVLGLMGIPRELTDTQCGFKLYRGDVARKLYRDCRSDGFMFDIEVLMRARRRGFTVREFPVEWVCDLDSRLRPTRNLFGVLRELVRIKRALRNERR